Sequence from the Thermodesulfobacteriota bacterium genome:
CCGTGACCGGAACAACGAGAAGGTCTACCATCTGGTAAAGGGGCTCTTCCTCCAACATCCTGTACCCAATCTGGGAACGACAGAATGTGTCTATGAAACGTGGTATATAAGCCGCACTCTCTGCTACTGCTTCATGGTCTCCACCACGAAAAAGACAGACTGGTATCGCCCCAGAGGCATACACTAACTCCTCTGGCATGTACCCCCCAGGTGTATACCCGATAATCTTTACCCCCTCTTCTCTCTTTTTCCTTATCTCTCTGTACCTGCCATCCATATGCGCTGAAAGCCGATCCATTGCTCCCATGTTACACCTCCTTTAAAGTGGGGAAGGGTTTTCCCCTTTAAGTTTGATGAAGTCGTAAAAAGGACATCGGAAGGGAGCAAGCCCCTCCCCTACATCTTCATTTTTCATATCTTATCCTGTTTTTCATAAAACTTTTGACATTACCTTTTTCCCCACTGTTGCTCTTTCAAATATATGTTCTGTTATTGTATATAGAGGGGTTTTTGGACCATAAAAACCAGTAACTCCCAAATCAGATAGAGCCGGTTTGATTTCATCCTGGATAATGCCGCCGGCAACAACGGGAACGTCTCCAATCCCCCGCTTTTTCAGCTCTTCCCTTATGTCACTGAAAACAGTTAACAGGTTACCATCCAGAACGCTTACGGCAATAGCATCCACATCCTCCTCTAAGGCTGCTGAGGCAATCATCCCGCCCGTCTGCCATAAACCGGTATAGACAACTTCGGCTCCGGCATCCTTCAGGGCTTTGCATAATACTATTGCCCCCCTTTCGTGGATATCCATCCCTGGTTTGGCGACTAAAACCTTTACCTTTTTTTCAACCATTTTTTACCTCCCAGAAAGGATTCTTAATCATGTTAAAAGGATCGTAAGATAGACCGTAGGCTTCCCGTATTATTCCTATTATCTCGCTCATTGTTGCCCTGGCTTTTACGGCTTCGATGGCAGAAGGCATCAGATTTTTTTGTTTTTTTGCTTCTTCCTGAACGTATTTAAGGCTTTCTTTAACCTCTTGAACGTTACGTGATTCTTTGAATTTCCTGAAAATGTCAACCAGGTCATTTTCTGCAGAGCTATCCAGCCAGGCATCCCGGCTGATTGGTATGGGTACTTCTTGTTCCCTGGGGATAGCAAGTTCATTTACCCCTACCAGGATTCTCTTTTTTTCTTCTATTTCTTCTTCACGTTTGGTAGCAGCTTCTCTTGTCTCTTTATGTACCCACCCGCTTTCAATTGCAGGTATGATACCACCCAACGCTTCTATCTTTTGAAGGTATGCATTTGCCTGTTTCTCAACTTCATTTGTCAGGCATTCCAGGTAATAAGAACCACCTAAAGGGTCAGCAGTATTTACTACATTTGACTCAAGGGCAATTATATTCTGTATGTTCAGGCTGGTCAAAGCTGCCTCATAAGAAGGTATGCAATGGGCTTCGTCATAACCACAGGGATCTATCGATTGTACACCTCCTAAAACTGCTGCCAGCACCTCAAGGGTAATCCTGACTATGTTATTCACCGGCTGTTGCGCAGTTAAAGATGCCCCATCGGTATGAACGGTGATAAAAGGCCTACAAACTTTGAGATTTTTGGCTCCGAACTCTTCTCTCATCATTTTTGCCCACATTCTTCGTGCAGCACGCAACTTCGCTATCTGTTCCAGGAAATCCATGTCGGAAGTAAATACAAGCATTATCCTGCCCCCAAACTGATCAATCTCCAATCCACGTTCCAGGGCAGCACGAATGTAGGTCTTCGCCAGGGCAAGGGAAAAACCCAATTCCTGATAAGCATTTATACCGGTCTGACTGATATCGTAGCCGTTAATTACCTGGGGGTGCCAATAGGGCATATTCCTGGTACAATATTCTATGATGTCAACGCATACTTTCTTTTGCAGTTCAAGGTTTTCAAAAGGAGCGGAAGGATTACTGAAGAAGCTGTGCAGGGGTTCGTTTATGATTGATCCCCTGAGACAGCCTATATCGTACCCCCTTTTCTGGGCACTGGCAATAAAACAGGCAAGTGTAACCAACGCTGACATGTTATTCCACTGAAAGGCTACGCTTACATGGTCCAAGTCTATCCCTTTGAACATAACATCAGTATCTTCGATGCTATGAATAGGTGCACCCTGAATGGCTGCAAACCCTCTGGCTATAGGATGGTCTGGATCGATTCCACCATGATTGGTAGGCATATCTGGAGTAATGATTATTCCGGACTGACCGTGTTCAATCTGGTACTTTAATTTCCTGTTGGTGTATTCCGGTGTCCCCACACCGCAGAAAAGGCGTCTTGTCCATATCTTTCCCCGGTACATGTTCTGATGAATTCCCCGGGTAAAAGGATACTCTCCGGGGTTACTCAACTCCTTATCATAATTAAAGTCGCGAAGATCTTCAGGGCCATAGTGTTCCTTTACTGGCATACCTGATCTGGTCTCCAAGCTGGGAGGTTTTTCCAGCCAGCGGTCTACTATAAGCAGGTTGTCTTTTTTATCGTTCATTGACGATTCACCTCTTCTTAAGATATTTAATAAGAAACTAATTATTCCTTCAACTCAGGGGGTTTTATCCAACCAGTGATAGCAACAAGCCTCTTCTTCCCCATGTCAGTCTTATACATTTTGCAGTAATTGGTGGCTTTATGGGATTTGGACGTGTAAGTAATAGGGCCGGAGAGACCTCCGGTATCAAAGTCCTTTAGTGTCTCAAGGGCAACTACCAGCTTTTCACTATCAACATCTTTACCAGCTCTCTTGAGCCCTTCGGATATGATTATCCCCCAAAGCCAACCCATCTGATGTATGCCAATTGGCGGTTTGCTGTTAGGGTGATATTTCTTAAAAACCTCTCTCACCTTTTTCATCTCCGGAGTATCATCGTGCCACTGGCTTAATGCGTGAACCCCGTAATAATTTTTTGCCGCATCTCCCGTCATTTCTATGACCTCATCACCGCATGCAAAATGAACCCCATGTACGTTGGGGGTATAATTAAATCTCCTGCAGGTTCTCAATACCGTAGATACAACATCTGTAATATTAGCCGCTATCACAATATTATCCACACCTTCACTCTTAAGTCTGAGTATCTGAGATGTAGCATCAACTGCACCAACATTCAGAACTTCACTATAGTACTTTTGATTATAAAAACTTGCGTACTTCCGGGCACCCTCGGCAACAACTTTTCCCGCCTCCGTATCCGGTAAAACCATGGCTATCTTTGGAGCTTTTGCCTTCATTTTATTTAATACAAAATCATAAATCGCACCAGTGAAGTCAACGTAATCGCCGGCAGATGCAAAGACATATCGTTTGTAAGGGGTATGCATCGTCGGTGAAATAGATATAGCAAAGGAGGGCATTTTAGTCTTTTCAAGCTGGGAGAAGAGGGCAGTATGCTGCCCTGTTCCTCCTGGACCTGAGATGCAAAGCACCTCATCCCTGTACACTAACTTTTTAAAAGCAGCAATTGCTGCTGGTATGGTGTACCTTTCATCCTCAATAAGAAGTTTTATCTTCCTCCCGTGGATACCACCCTGCTCGTTTACCCACTGGAAGTAATCCTTGTGGGCATGCGCATAGACGACCTCCATCGCAGCTGCAGGGCCAGTCATATCAACTATCAATCCAATCTTTATTGTGTCCCCGGTTACACCTCTCACCTCACCGGCATATGAGTATACACACAGCCCGCATATCATAACTGAAATCAGAGTTAAAACTATGGACGAATATTTTATTTTTCTCATTTCATGCTCCTTAATTATAGGGTTAAGTCTAAAATCCTCCTCATATAGTTTATGGACACAAGTTGCTAATCTGATACCTTTTTCCATCCCGTAGCGGGAAGCATTATCCCTTTTCCCACATCTGATTTCATAAACCTATTGTATTTAAATCCATCATGATGATTTGGGGTAATAGTGATTGGGCCGGCTATGCCACCTGTATCAAAGTTCTTGATAGTCTCGAGGGCACTGACCATACCTTCAGAGGTAAGGTCCTTACCAGCCCTCTTTAAACCCTCTACAAAAAGCATACTCATCGCCCAACCCTGGGTATAGTACCTGTTCCTGTATGGCTTCTCCGTCCCGGGATAATACTTTAATGTTATATTCCTCATATTGACCGTACCCGGCGTATCATCGTACCAGGAAGAGAAACATGTAACCGCAACGAACTTTTCAGCTCCCTTCTTAGCCATCTGTACCACATCGTCATTACAGGTAGGGGAGGTTCCTATGAAGTTAGCATCATATCCCAACTTCCTGGCATCTCTCAACAAGGCTGCGGTTGGTGAAATATAGGTATGAGCGATAACATAATTGGCATTGGCTTTCTTTAAATTGAGCACCTGAGTAGTAGCATCCAGGGCACCAGGAGAGAGGATCTCCTGCGTTACCAGAGCAATCCCGTACTTTTTGGCAGTCTCCTCGCAAGTGTGCAGTCCTGCTTTACCCATCTCATTATCGGGATATATATATGCTATCTTTGGATTTTTTTCCTTCAGGTTATTTATTATATAATCGAACATCAATCTGATGCCATCTGAGTAGCCTGCTACGCCATAAAAGCTATATTGGCTATACTTTCCTTCGGGGGGAATCATTGACTCTGACAGTGCCGAGGTTATAAAGACGAGTTTCTCTTTGTCACACTTTGGGGCTATAAGTCTCATGAACCCGGAAGAGCTGCCCAAGAGTAATCCAAAGGTCTTATCTCTATATACCTGTTTCTTAAAGGCTGCCATTGCCCTGGGTATAGCATAACCACAGTCATCGATAATCAGGTCCAACTTCCTGCCATGGACACCACCCTTTTCGTTTATATGCCGGTGATAGCTCTGTATTGCCTGGATGACCTGAAGTTGTAAATCGGCGGTTGGCCCTGTTCGATCTCCGATTATCCCTACCTTTATCGTATCATCCGTCACCCCTCTTACCTCTTTAGCATGGACAGGGGGATACAATAGAATTACCAGAATCGAAATTAACAACATCATAGCTGAAAAGATAGATTTGTTTCTCATAAAGCTGCTCCTCTCCTTTTCTAATTAAAGGGATACTTTTCCTCTTTCTCCCTTAAAATTCCTAATTCTACCCAAGCCTGCGATTCTATCTTACCTTTACTTTAACCTTTCCCTATCAACCCCTTACAGACCTAATTGATTTGATGGAATCGTTGACACTTTCTTTAAAAAACTGCTGGATAAATGGACTCAAGATGAGCTACCAGCAAAAACCCCACTGATAATATATGGTCTTCTACCAACCTTCTTACGAGATCAGAATCCCTTTTCTCAAATGCATGTATAATTTCGGTATGTTGTGAAACGCTTTGCTCCATCATACCAGGGATTGAAAGCAGTATAAACCAGTACCTGTCCAGCTGGCTAATCTGCTGTTTAATGAGTTTCAGTAATCTTGGAGATTGACAACATCTAAGATAAACCGAGTGTAGTTCCCTATTTGTCAAAAACCACTTCCGCATCTCTGCCTGCAATTCTCTGGTTTCCATACTGGTATGCATTGTCTTGATCTTATCTAATTCGGATAGACTTAAGTTCTCAACTGCCAAAGAAGCCGCCATTCCCTCCAGGACTGCACAAATTCTGTATATCTCCCTCATATCATCCCTAGAATAACTCACAACTGTAGCCCCTTTGTTTGGAACTACTTTAATTAACTCTTCTGCCTCCAACTGACGAATGGCTTCCCTTAAGGGGGTCCTCCCAACCTGCATCTTTTCTGCCAATTCTGATTCTATCAGTCTCATACCAGGAGGAAGCTGGCCAGAATAGATAGCCTCCCTTAGCAATCTGACTATACCTTCTCTTGAAGGTTTCTCTGAGTCAGATTTAAGCAAAATATGGAGATCTTCCATAGGTATTATAAGATTTCCTTTCTCAATTTTATACTAATATTTATATAAAATAGTATATATATATTTGTATACAATCTTTGGGGACTTTGTCAACAAAAAAATCAAGGATTTTATTTTTTTATATTGTGTCCCTTTGATGGCCTTTCTTCCATAGAACTTCCTATTCAATCTTATCAACGTTTTTGAATTCCCCCAGAGGAAACTGGGGTATCAGTTCTTCCTCTATCCTTCTCAGGCTTTCTTTGGGAGATAAGTGCCAGTTGGACGGACAGGTAGTGAGTATCTCCACGAAGCTATATCCTACACCGTCTATCTGTTTCTCCAGTGCCCTTTTCATGTATTTCTTGGTTTTTTGATAATTTGCAGGGCTTGTAAATGCACCCCTGGCAGAATATGCCACTCCCCTTAGGTTCCCTAAAAACTCGCTTGCCTCTATAGGGTATCCATGGTCATGATTTCTCCCATAAGGGGTTGTAGTAGTTACCTGCCCCATTATGGTGGTTGGAGCTAGCTGTCCCCCAGTGGTCCCAAAGTTACTGTTATTCAACATAAAGGTGGTAATCTTCTCACCTCGGGCTGCCGCATGAATCGTCGGTTCACAACCTATAGCTATGGAATCCCCATCTCCCTGCCAGGTAATTATTATGGTATCCTTACCAAGGATGCGTTTCATGGCGGAAGCCACATCACATGGCCTGCCGTGGGCAACCATCATGGAATCCACATTTGTCAGTATAAATGCCATAGCAGAACAGCCTATACCGACTATCAAAACAGTATTATCCTCAATCCCTAAATCATCTATAACCTCACAAAGTGCCCTAATGGCTGTACCATGCTGACAACCTGGGCAGAAAGCTAACGGTACCGGGATACGAGCCCAAAGCCTGGGTGTGCCTGTAGACCATTCTTTTTCCATCAAAAATACCCCCCCTCATATGAGTTTCTCTATTATTTCAAGAACCTTTTCCGGATAGATTGCCCCCTCTTCTATCGGTAAATGCCTTTCCATAGAACTTATTAAATATACTTCAGTATGGCCTTGTGCAGCCAGCTTAACGTCCTCTATCATTTGACCCATATTGTCTTCTATTACCAGGAATCTGGCTCCTTGAAGGGCCTTTTCTTTAATTATTCTCTCAGGGAAAGGCCAGAGCGTAATTGGTCGTATCATACCTAACTTTAATCCTTTTTTTCTTGCTCTTAATAATGCTTCTTTAGACACTCGTGCTACATAACCAAATGCCACCAATATTAACTCGGCATCATCCACCTGATAGGCCTCATATCTGGCTTCATTCTCCTTTATAGTATTAACTTTTTCACTATAGTGTCGCCAGAATGAACAGAGGTTAGGGTATTTTGGGGTGGGCACCATCCCCTGTGCTATAGATGACATACGTTTACTCTTGTCTTTACGACTGGCTTTACCTCTAATTGCCCAATCTTTTTCAGGAAGCGGTTCGAAATCCAGAGTTCGGAGTTCAACAGACTCCATCATCTGGCCGAGTATTGCATCGCTTAGAACTATAACAGGGTTTCTGTATTTATCAGCCAGATAAAAGGCAATTTGAACGAAGTCATAGATTTCCTGTCCCGACTTAGGGGCCAAAACAATCGTTTTATATCCTCCATATCCACCCCCCTGAGTTACAGAGGTATAATCCGTTTGAGCATGCCGTGTAGTATTCCATCCCCTTTGTACAAGGACAATAACACAAGGGAGTTCGGCATTGGCAAGATTGCTCATACCTTCCTGCATAAGTGCCCATCCAGGGCTGGATGTTGAAGTAATTGCCCGGACGCCGGTAGCGGCACCTCCATGAAGCATGTTTATTGACCCTGTCTCAGAGGCAGACTGAATAAAAACCCTTCCTCTATTCGGAAACTCCCTTGCAAACCACTCTATGATTTCATTCTGGGGTGTTATGGGATAGCCAAAGAAGGCTCTGCAATCTGCTGCCAGGGCACCCCATCCAACAGCTTCGTTTCCTTGCATTAAAATTCTTTCCGTCATTTTGCTCCCCCTTTAGACATACTTATAAACCTCAATAGCAACATGAGGACACATCCATGCACACATGCCACAGGCAGTACAATCCTCAGGGTTGCTAAAGTCGGGCAAAGGCAGCCCAAATTGTGAAACCCTCTCCGTCATATTGATACATCCCTTATTACAAAACATTTCACAAAAACCACAACCCATACAGCGATTCTCCTCGATTTGAATAACCCCTTTAGCCATTTTACCTCCTTAATCAAGCTAATTGAATTCAAACCCGTATTTATGTTTTATTTAACGAGGCATTTCACAATCCGCCTAGAGCTTTGAAGAAGTCCCCTGAAAGCAAATCCGCCTATGGCGGATCAAAAACCGGAAGTCGTAAATCGTGTATGGGTATTATACCGATTAACCACCTAACCCCTAATCCCTGCAAATATTCCTCTTGTTAAAATCTCCTCTGCTCCCTGAATAATACTATCTATAAAATCTTTTACTGTGGGAATGCTGTCTATTCCACTTACAGCCAGCGAAGCCGGAGCTAGCTTCAGAACCGCCTCTACTTCAAAATCCTGCTTTTCGTCGGGATCTTCTTTTAAAAGGACTCTTTCCAGCTTAGACATCCATTCTCCATGAGGGATCTGCCCCCTCTTCTTCATGACTCTCTCCAGATCTTTGGGATCAGGGGGTGCTAAAACCTTATTCATAAGTTTAGGGTCATCCGGTTTTGTATCACGGATATATTCCTTGTGTTTATCCGGTATTGGACACTCTTTAGTTGCCATAAATGCTGTACCGAGATAAACACCTTCTGCACCCAAAGCAAGTGCCGCCAAAAACGTTCGGGCATCAGAGATACCTCCTGCTGCAATGATGGGTATCTTAATCTGTTTGGCAGCCCAGCTTATTCCAATAAGGGTCGGAAGCTGATCAACACTCTTAAATCCTGTTCCCTCCATGCCAACGATGACAACTGCATCAACCCCTTGCTGTTCTGCAATTAATGCATGTTTAACCGTGGCAACCTTATGGATCCACTTGATGCCTGCTTCTTTTAATCGGGTCCCCTGTTTAACAGCTTTAAAGACCGAGGTTTCTGCCACTGTAATACATTCTTCTATTGCAACCTCTACCATCTCATCTTCATGCGGGAACATACCTATACTGAAATTGACACCGATAGGCTTGTCAGTCATGGATTTTGCCATTCGTATATCCCGTCTCAGTCCTTCCGGTGTCTTTAACACATGAGCAGTAATTAATCCCAACCCTCCTGCTTCAGACACCGGGGCTGCAATCTCAGATGTGCCAAATCCCCCATATGCCCCCGAAATAATAGGGTACTTTACTCCAAACATCTCCGTTATCTTCGTCTTCCATTGCATAACCGCTATGTCTCCTTTCTCTCCTGTTTGTTCCGATCTACTCAGAATCTTTCCAACTATTTATCAATCTTGAAAAGCCGGGTCCCTATAATCAGTAATGGGTACATAGGTCTCTCTTTCCAAGTCAGCTTTATATATTTTGAAGCCCCTTCCACCTTTATGATTGGTTTTACTGTAGCTAACAGGAGTTGAGATACCACCACTGCTAAACTTATCAAAGGATTCTAAAGCCTCAACCAGGGTGTCAGGGGTTAAATTTCTACCAGATCTCTTTAACCCCTCTGCGAAGATCAGTGAAACTATCCAACCCTGAGTGTAACTTCTTGTCTTCGACTTCGTCTGAGGTTGATACTTCATCGTAATTTTTCTCAGTTCAACCATTCCCGGGCTGTCGTCGTACCAATAGCAAAAGGGGCTTACTGCGAGAAGGTCTTTTGCAGCATCACCGCAGCTCGATATAATATCCTCTGTACTAAGATAAAAACCTCCAATTATCTTACTTTTCAAGCCATATTTCTTTGCGCCTTTCAAGAAGGCTATACAGCCTGCAGCGGCCGAGTTAAATATTATATAGTCAGGATTCGTTTTAATTGATCTCAAAACCTGGGAAGTAGCGTCAATATCCGGCACGGCAACGATCTCTTTGCTCACCAATTTTAAGTTATATTTTGGAAGGTATCTTTCAACTGTCTCCACACCACTCTTGCCGAATTCAATGTCAGGATAAACATGGGAGATTTTCGGGTGTTTTGCCTTCAAGTCCCCCATAATATAATCTATGATAATCTTTAGCCCATCATCATAACTCGCTGACATTGTGAACACATATTTTCTCAGAGGGGTGGTGAGTTTATCTGCAATGGTTAACGGTATTACAGGGACTTTCAGTTTTTCGATCTGCCGCTCGAGAGCTAAGGTCTGCCCAAGTCCTCCGTTAAAAAGGATGGCGAAAACTTTATCTTTGAAGATTAATTTTTTGAAAGCCGCTATAGCTCCGGGAATACTGTAGCGATCGTCTTCAAGTATGGTTACTATTTTCCTGCCACTTATACCCCCCATATCATTGATGTTCCTAAAGTACACCCTTGCTGCTTCGGTCATGGGGACAGTCACTGAGGCAGCGAGACCTGTCTGGTCAGCAAGTAATCCAATCTTCACGGTGTCCTCAGTTACCCCCCTGATCTCTTCCGCATAACCCGACCTTGCACCTGTACATAAGAGACATATTAGTGTTATCGTGAATAGAATGGTTGGTAATCTTTTCATGGTTCTCTCCCTTCCCTTCTTGTCTCGAATTACACAAAATCTTCCTGGTTATTAATCTTTGAAAGCTGGCTTCCTAAATCCACTAATCGGTATAAAGGTCTGATTCTCTACGTCAACTTTATAGAATTTATTCATCGTTCCGCCTTTATGATTTGTTTTGCTGTAACTTATAGGCTCCGAAATTCCACCGGTACTAAAGTTGTTAAAGGTTTCATAAGCCTCGACCAGAGTATCGGGATTTAGATTTCTACCTGCCCTTTTTAGCCCTTCTGCACAGATCATTGAACCGAGCCAACCCTGTGTGTAATTTTTAAACATTCGCTTCGTCTCGGGGTGATATTTCTTGGTGATCTTTCTCAGTTCAGCCATTCCAGAGGTATCGTCAGTCCAATAACCGATGGAGCTTATCACCAAAGTATCTTTCATGGCATCTCCAACAATTTCTATATTCTCATCGCCATTGACAGCATATCCCGCGAGGACCTTACTTCCTAAATCATATTTTTTTGCAGCTTTATAGAAGGAAACAAGGCCAGCAAGGGCAATGTCCGTAATTATATAATCCGGATTCTCTTTCTTCAAAACCAACACCTGAGAGGTTGCATCGATTTCGCCGAGGTTAATTACTGTCTTATTACTCAATTTTAAGTTATAGTTTGGAAGATACTTTTCTATGGCCCGCAAACCGCTTTTACCAAACTCAACATCTGGATAGACGAATGCTATTTTCGGGTTTTTTGCCTTCAGATCCTTCATGATATAGTCTAAGCAAAGCTTTATCTCGTCGTCATAACTCGCCGCTGATGTGAATATATATGTTTTAAGTGGAGTAGACAGTCCCTCTGCAGTGCTTACGGGTATTACAGGAACCTTATGCTTCTCAATCTGCGGCATAAGGGCATAGGTCTGACCAAGCCCTCCGCAAAAAAGAACAGATAGAACCTTATCTCTAAAGACCAGTTTCTTGAAAGCAGCGATAGCACCGGGAATGGTATAACGATCATCCTCAACGATGATTTTTACTTTCCTACCATTGATTCCCCCCTGGTCATTGATATATCTAAAGTATGTCCTTGCCCCATTGGTCGCGGGGACAAGCACGGGGGCAGCCACTCCCGTCTGATCTGCAATTACTCCAATCGTTATGGTGTCATCCGTTACACCTCTAGCCTCTCCTGCATAACCCGACCTTGTACCTGCACACAAGAGACAGATTAGTAGCGACGTGAATAAAATGGTCGATAATCTTTTCATGGCTCTCTCCTTTTATGGATATGAATTAATATTAGTTAACTCCCCAATTCCATCCTTATGTTGGAAGAATTTATCAGTCCTTATTCCTTCAACTTAGCATAAAGATCCCTCCCCTCTTTTACATAGAACACTTTCCTGTTTTGTAGTTTCTTAAAGACATTCCAGAAGTATCTATGTATATGGATGTCATCAGAATGAGAGTCAGAAAGTAGCAGTAGGACAGTCGGCCGGTAAGAGGTATCTGAAATAGATTGAAAACTTGGAAGGTAGAGATAGAGAAAGTGCTAGATGGCAATGATTCCCTTGGAACTTCATATAATAGCTGAAATGTAAAATATAAGATAAACAGGCGGGGGTGTCAATGAAAAATTTGTTCTATAACCTTAACACCTACATACCTATACTAAGAAACCGACCCGCCTGGTACACTACCAGGCTGACCACATATGCTATAACCGTGGCATAGACCATGGCAAAGCCGGTCCATTTCCATGATTCTGTCTCCTTTCTGATTACAGCCAGAGT
This genomic interval carries:
- a CDS encoding nitronate monooxygenase, whose amino-acid sequence is MQWKTKITEMFGVKYPIISGAYGGFGTSEIAAPVSEAGGLGLITAHVLKTPEGLRRDIRMAKSMTDKPIGVNFSIGMFPHEDEMVEVAIEECITVAETSVFKAVKQGTRLKEAGIKWIHKVATVKHALIAEQQGVDAVVIVGMEGTGFKSVDQLPTLIGISWAAKQIKIPIIAAGGISDARTFLAALALGAEGVYLGTAFMATKECPIPDKHKEYIRDTKPDDPKLMNKVLAPPDPKDLERVMKKRGQIPHGEWMSKLERVLLKEDPDEKQDFEVEAVLKLAPASLAVSGIDSIPTVKDFIDSIIQGAEEILTRGIFAGIRG
- a CDS encoding ABC transporter substrate-binding protein, whose protein sequence is MKRLPTILFTITLICLLCTGARSGYAEEIRGVTEDTVKIGLLADQTGLAASVTVPMTEAARVYFRNINDMGGISGRKIVTILEDDRYSIPGAIAAFKKLIFKDKVFAILFNGGLGQTLALERQIEKLKVPVIPLTIADKLTTPLRKYVFTMSASYDDGLKIIIDYIMGDLKAKHPKISHVYPDIEFGKSGVETVERYLPKYNLKLVSKEIVAVPDIDATSQVLRSIKTNPDYIIFNSAAAGCIAFLKGAKKYGLKSKIIGGFYLSTEDIISSCGDAAKDLLAVSPFCYWYDDSPGMVELRKITMKYQPQTKSKTRSYTQGWIVSLIFAEGLKRSGRNLTPDTLVEALESFDKFSSGGISTPVSYSKTNHKGGRGFKIYKADLERETYVPITDYRDPAFQD
- a CDS encoding ABC transporter substrate-binding protein, giving the protein MKRLSTILFTSLLICLLCAGTRSGYAGEARGVTDDTITIGVIADQTGVAAPVLVPATNGARTYFRYINDQGGINGRKVKIIVEDDRYTIPGAIAAFKKLVFRDKVLSVLFCGGLGQTYALMPQIEKHKVPVIPVSTAEGLSTPLKTYIFTSAASYDDEIKLCLDYIMKDLKAKNPKIAFVYPDVEFGKSGLRAIEKYLPNYNLKLSNKTVINLGEIDATSQVLVLKKENPDYIITDIALAGLVSFYKAAKKYDLGSKVLAGYAVNGDENIEIVGDAMKDTLVISSIGYWTDDTSGMAELRKITKKYHPETKRMFKNYTQGWLGSMICAEGLKRAGRNLNPDTLVEAYETFNNFSTGGISEPISYSKTNHKGGTMNKFYKVDVENQTFIPISGFRKPAFKD